A genomic window from Pyxidicoccus trucidator includes:
- a CDS encoding ABC transporter permease: MNYFSIGFRNILKNRRRSIVTLISVGFGFASISLFAGYIKYVYSGLARQAIHGELLGHLTVMKSGLRTEGRLHPAQYMFSKEDLARAEPIIRQYPHTVLVTPRMSLSGMVSNGAASTVFIGEGMVPEDVKKLQGDFQRKLSGDLKSDNPIGVATAEDLGKILNLKPGDSAALLVSTVTGQANALDVDIVDSFNTGNVGTNDKFLYLPFDLAKSLYDFDGAERLIVLLKDKELTEQARTELTAQLKQAGFDVELKTWLELSSFYSQVKRLFDMIFAFIFSNVFIVVVMSIVNSMSMTVVERTREIGTLRAMGLRRSGILRLFTTEAFMLVVMGCAGGLLFTLLVRLAVNSAGITYTPPNSSNVVSLMVDLDVPRMARTFVMLSVLGIAAAFFPARTAARKLIIDSLGHV; the protein is encoded by the coding sequence ATGAACTACTTCTCCATTGGCTTCCGGAACATCCTCAAGAATCGCCGCCGAAGCATCGTCACCCTCATCTCTGTGGGCTTCGGCTTCGCCTCCATCAGCCTCTTCGCGGGATACATCAAGTATGTGTACAGCGGGCTGGCCAGGCAGGCCATCCACGGTGAGCTGCTGGGGCACCTGACGGTGATGAAGAGCGGCCTGCGCACGGAAGGCAGGCTCCACCCGGCTCAATACATGTTCTCGAAGGAGGACCTGGCCCGGGCTGAGCCCATCATCCGACAATACCCTCACACGGTGCTCGTGACGCCGCGCATGTCCCTCAGCGGCATGGTGTCCAACGGCGCGGCATCCACCGTCTTCATTGGCGAGGGAATGGTTCCCGAGGACGTGAAGAAGCTCCAGGGGGACTTCCAGCGCAAGCTCTCCGGCGACCTGAAGTCAGACAACCCCATCGGGGTGGCGACGGCAGAGGACCTCGGCAAGATTCTCAACCTGAAGCCCGGAGACTCGGCCGCGCTGCTGGTCAGCACCGTGACGGGGCAGGCCAACGCGCTGGACGTGGACATCGTGGACTCGTTCAACACGGGCAACGTCGGCACCAACGACAAGTTCCTGTACCTGCCCTTCGACCTGGCGAAGTCACTGTATGACTTCGATGGCGCCGAGCGGCTCATCGTGCTGCTGAAGGACAAGGAGCTCACGGAGCAGGCCCGGACGGAGCTCACGGCCCAGCTCAAGCAGGCGGGCTTCGATGTGGAGCTCAAGACGTGGCTGGAGCTTTCGAGCTTCTACTCGCAGGTGAAGCGGCTGTTCGACATGATTTTCGCCTTCATCTTCAGCAACGTCTTCATCGTGGTGGTCATGAGCATCGTGAACTCCATGAGCATGACGGTGGTGGAGCGGACCCGGGAAATCGGCACGCTGCGGGCCATGGGCCTGCGCCGCTCGGGCATTCTGCGACTCTTCACCACGGAGGCCTTCATGCTCGTGGTGATGGGGTGCGCCGGAGGGTTGCTCTTCACGTTGCTGGTGCGCCTGGCCGTCAACAGCGCGGGCATCACCTACACGCCGCCAAACTCGTCCAACGTGGTCAGCCTCATGGTCGACCTCGACGTGCCCCGGATGGCGAGGACGTTCGTCATGCTCTCGGTGCTGGGCATCGCCGCGGCCTTCTTCCCGGCACGCACCGCGGCTCGCAAGTTGATTATCGACTCTCTGGGCCACGTCTGA
- a CDS encoding outer membrane lipoprotein-sorting protein, with the protein MKNALFLIAGMLLLTGSARAAAPDAAEILKSSDRARGGGLPGIRWTVRIQPVNGVDSEPERLLTLKANATASLAETREPVRFKGSKLLQVDRNMWMSRPGLRKPIPISPRQKLSGQASQGDIASTNYAVDYQGKLLREEEVNGEASYVLELTAVNKFCTYDRITYWVSKQRLVGVKADFFSLSGKLLKSATFEYGNQLTHEGKTIPFVSKMTIQDALTPARTTLVYSDIQVTELARAEFDVNRLGN; encoded by the coding sequence ATGAAGAACGCACTCTTTCTCATCGCGGGGATGCTGTTGCTCACGGGCTCCGCGCGGGCCGCCGCACCGGATGCGGCGGAGATTCTCAAGTCCTCGGACCGCGCTCGCGGTGGCGGGCTTCCCGGCATCCGCTGGACAGTCCGCATCCAACCCGTCAACGGTGTGGACTCGGAGCCCGAGCGGCTGCTCACCCTGAAGGCCAATGCCACCGCCAGCCTCGCGGAGACGCGTGAGCCCGTGCGCTTCAAGGGCTCCAAGCTGCTGCAGGTGGACCGGAACATGTGGATGAGCCGGCCGGGGCTCCGCAAGCCGATTCCCATCTCGCCGCGGCAGAAGCTGTCGGGGCAGGCCTCGCAGGGCGACATCGCTTCAACGAACTACGCCGTCGACTACCAGGGCAAGCTGCTCCGCGAAGAGGAGGTCAATGGCGAAGCCAGCTATGTGTTGGAATTGACGGCCGTCAACAAGTTCTGCACCTATGACCGCATCACCTACTGGGTCTCCAAGCAGCGGCTGGTGGGGGTGAAGGCAGACTTCTTCTCCCTCTCCGGGAAGCTGCTGAAGTCCGCCACCTTCGAGTACGGCAACCAGCTCACCCACGAAGGAAAGACGATTCCCTTCGTGAGCAAGATGACCATCCAGGACGCGCTCACGCCCGCCAGGACGACGCTGGTGTACTCCGATATCCAGGTGACGGAGCTGGCCCGGGCGGAGTTCGACGTCAACCGGCTTGGGAACTGA
- a CDS encoding alpha/beta fold hydrolase, with protein MPAIKHRTVETNGIHLHLSEAGEGPLVLLLHGWPESGYSWRHQLPALAAAGYHAVAPDVRGYGRSDKPGAVEAYSMKNLLADYTGLLDALGEKTAVVVGHDWGAAMAWNSAALHPERYRAVVGMSVPHLGRTPMPPTQLFKHIFGEKWFYILYFQEPGVAEAELEADIPRTMRTILAGVPGFDTTSDVVRARKRGDRFLTGLDAPRTLPSWLTEDDLAYVVKELEGSGFRGGLNRYRNMDRDWEELPELATVKIEQPALFIIGEKDPARAMAPVDLMKPLVPNLQEVLVIPGAGHWVQQERAAEVNAALLDFLKKLPA; from the coding sequence ATGCCTGCCATCAAGCACCGCACCGTCGAGACGAACGGCATCCACCTCCACCTCTCCGAGGCCGGTGAAGGCCCCCTGGTGCTCCTCCTCCACGGCTGGCCGGAGTCCGGGTACTCCTGGCGTCACCAGCTCCCGGCGCTCGCGGCGGCCGGCTACCACGCCGTCGCGCCCGATGTTCGCGGCTACGGGCGCAGTGACAAGCCTGGGGCCGTCGAGGCGTACAGCATGAAGAACCTGCTCGCCGACTACACCGGCCTGCTCGATGCCCTGGGGGAGAAGACCGCCGTCGTCGTCGGCCATGACTGGGGCGCGGCGATGGCGTGGAACAGCGCCGCGCTACACCCCGAGCGCTACCGCGCCGTCGTCGGCATGAGTGTTCCGCACCTCGGCCGCACGCCCATGCCGCCGACGCAGCTCTTCAAGCACATCTTCGGAGAGAAGTGGTTCTACATCCTGTACTTCCAGGAGCCGGGCGTCGCGGAGGCGGAGCTCGAAGCGGACATCCCGAGGACGATGCGCACGATTCTCGCTGGAGTCCCCGGCTTCGATACGACCTCCGACGTCGTGCGGGCTCGGAAGCGGGGTGACAGGTTCCTCACGGGCCTCGACGCACCGCGCACGCTTCCCTCCTGGCTCACGGAAGATGACCTCGCGTACGTCGTGAAGGAGCTCGAGGGCAGTGGCTTTCGTGGAGGGCTCAACCGCTACCGCAACATGGACCGCGACTGGGAAGAGCTGCCCGAGCTCGCGACGGTGAAAATCGAGCAGCCCGCGCTCTTCATCATCGGAGAGAAGGACCCGGCGCGCGCCATGGCCCCGGTCGACCTCATGAAGCCGCTGGTGCCCAACCTCCAGGAGGTGCTCGTCATCCCCGGCGCGGGCCACTGGGTCCAGCAGGAGCGCGCCGCCGAGGTCAACGCGGCCCTGCTGGACTTCTTGAAGAAGCTGCCCGCCTGA